Proteins found in one Pocillopora verrucosa isolate sample1 chromosome 12, ASM3666991v2, whole genome shotgun sequence genomic segment:
- the LOC131788026 gene encoding uncharacterized protein translates to MASRCIQTLNDLDKISDRIYSKHSKGRFRAGIEAKLKAAREKAERSLREIDEESPSCSYKETNTCRSSIRPSSSTPSSRTFSTSVSTSSRYVTSECQSKIRRENVHKPSSTKSAPNEQRARAQRRKTKSCPSCSIADKTEEEQKDCSGHLPYTVSFFGKYNGKDSEYKPTAWFNLPQETSVGVIDTFACDEKNKKPICYSVDNKKGESVPNLLRHNLPVRVGQNGIVRTEKKVELIPETDDGNTKQGKKRTAPLNWEEQLNWHNACVVSSALQSEKDSSSKGLYESHPVIFHHKKAQQRNVYTRKEENYLSPAYKLSLETRWVYPDRRNLISAKDKCITAVEIEDNRTDELVKVGMESADRAEHDGKDNADESAKHNEEKVPKKVTFEDERVVRKKTARIPKGKNREENDKRKTNTVEIISKTDQAEKVSLQQRVRPKTSQGRSGGPDNEVMASDRKMCRPHSAPPAPPSSPRLPIESRFSRCMPITITIPTQGDLTESSSDLNLGNRISVEPKTPAEISVSVSPGESEETLVESEKSPAFSVDITPSSSPEKIIPRCVSFTKAPRSAPVSRTTPRPENETLRSRSSTALQREPYRPPSPVVFESESSLELPKDLPPAQAVVALRKKIREDLAQQNRELQLEIQHLYLKKHTE, encoded by the exons ATGGCATCCAGATGTATTCAAACTCTTAATGATCTGGACAAGATATCCGATAGGATCTACTCCAAACATTCAAAG gGGCGTTTTCGCGCTGGTATTGAAGCCAAATTAAAAGCCGCGAGAGAGAAAGCCGAACGATCGTTGCGGGAAATCGACGAAGAATCTCCTTCATGCAGTTACAAGGAGACAAATACTTGTCGATCTAGTATCAG GCCATCAAGTTCAACTCCATCCTCCAGAACTTTTTCAACGTCTGTTTCAACTTCATCAAGATATGTAACTTCAGAATGTCAAAGCAAAATACGAAGAGAAAACGTACACAAACCTTCCTCTACAAAATCAGCTCCAAATGAGCAAAGAGCCAGAGCTCAGAGGAGGAAAACCAAATCGTGTCCAAGCTGCTCAATAGCTGACAAAACAGAGGAGGAGCAAAAAGATTGCAGTGGCCATCTTCCTTACACTGTGTCATTTTTTGGCAAGTACAATGGAAAAGACTCAGAATATAAACCAACTGCCTGGTTCAACCTCCCTCAAGAGACAAGCGTTGGTGTGATTGATACTTTTGCTTGTGATGAGAAGAACAAGAAGCCAATTTGTTACTCAGTGGATaataaaaaaggggaaagtgTGCCTAATCTTTTGAGACATAACTTGCCAGTGAGGGTGGGACAGAATGGTATTGTAAGAACTGAGAAGAAAGTGGAATTAATACCGGAAACTGATGATGGAAATACAAAGCAAGGGAAGAAACGCACAGCTCCACTGAACTGGGAGGAGCAGCTGAATTGGCATAAT GCATGTGTTGTTTCATCAGCATTACAGTCAGAGAAGGATTCCTCCTCAAAG GGCTTGTATGAATCACATCCAGTTATTTTCCACCACAAGAAAGCGCAGCAAAGGAATGTCTATACACGAAAGGAGGAAAACTATCTTTCACCAGCTTACAAGCTCAGTTTAGAAACACGCTGGGTATATCCCGATCGAAGGAACTTAATTTCCGCAAAAGATAAATGTATTACTGCTGTGGAAATTGAGGATAACAGAACTGATGAACTGGTGAAAGTCGGTATGGAAAGTGCAGATCGTGCAGAGCACGATGGAAAAGATAATGCCGACGAGTCTGCGAAACATAATGAAGAGAAGGTTCCCAAAAAGGTTACCTTCGAAGATGAAAGAGTTGTGAGAAAGAAAACAGCAAGGATTCCAAAAGGAAAGAATAGAGAGGAAAACGATAAGAGGAAAACTAATACTGTTGAAATCATTTCTAAAACTGACCAAGCTGAAAAAGTTAGTTTACAGCAAAGAGTTCGTCCAAAAACTAGTCAAGGAAGATCTGGAGGACCAGATAATGAAGTAATGGCGAGCGATAGGAAAATGTGTCGACCGCACTCTGCTCCTCCTGCTCCACCGTCCTCTCCAAGGCTCCCGATTGAATCCAGATTTTCCAGGTGTATGCCTATAACGATAACGATCCCGACACAAGGTGATTTAACAGAAAGTAGTAGCGACCTAAACTTAGGAAACAGAATAAGCGTTGAACCAAAAACGCCTGCTGAAATCAGTGTCAGTGTTAGTCCTGGGGAAAGCGAGGAAACTCTCGTTGAAAGCGAAAAGAGTCCAGCATTTTCTGTCGACATTACTCCAAGTTCCTCACCTGAAAAAATCATCCCGAGGTGCGTTTCCTTCACTAAGGCTCCCAGATCTGCGCCAGTCTCTAGAACCACACCAAGACCTGAAAATGAAACTCTTCGATCGAGATCATCCACAGCTCTTCAAAGAGAGCCATACAGGCCGCCCTCACCCGTTGTCTTTGAGTCAGAGTCTTCTTTAGAgttgcccaaagatttgccCCCCGCCCAAGCCGTTGTGGctctaaggaaaaaaattcgcGAAGATCTTGCCCAGCAAAATCGTGAATTACAGTTGGAAATTCAGCACTTGTACTTAAAAAAGCATACAGagtaa